A window of the Cyanobacteriota bacterium genome harbors these coding sequences:
- the tsaD gene encoding tRNA (adenosine(37)-N6)-threonylcarbamoyltransferase complex transferase subunit TsaD, which yields MATVLAIETSCDETAVAIVKNRYILSSIVSSQISVHQPYGGVVPELASRQHLELVNLAIAQCLDAAGITWQDIDGVAATCAPGLVGALLVGLTAAKTLAMLYDKPFLGIHHLEGHIYASYLGAPNLQPPFLCLLVSGGHTSLIHVRGCGDYVTLGKTHDDAAGEAFDKVARILDLGYPGGPAIDRLAPTGNPQAFILPIGQISLPGGGYHPYDFSFSGLKTAMARLVEKLRQETDTLPIADLAASFQATVAHTLTQRTIACALEHQLSTIAVGGGVAANRGLRQRLQAVAADHDLTVLFPPMQFCTDNAAMIACAAADHLNQGHTSPLTLSARSRMAIADVMQLYTT from the coding sequence ATGGCAACCGTTTTGGCAATTGAAACAAGTTGTGATGAAACAGCCGTGGCGATCGTTAAAAATCGTTACATTTTGAGTAGCATTGTGTCGTCACAAATTTCAGTACACCAACCCTATGGGGGCGTTGTTCCTGAACTTGCATCCCGGCAGCATTTGGAATTAGTGAATCTAGCGATCGCTCAGTGCTTGGATGCGGCTGGCATAACCTGGCAAGATATTGACGGCGTTGCCGCCACCTGTGCTCCTGGGTTGGTTGGGGCACTGCTCGTGGGGCTAACGGCTGCTAAAACCCTAGCTATGCTCTACGATAAGCCCTTCTTGGGCATCCATCACCTAGAAGGTCACATCTACGCTTCCTATTTAGGTGCCCCTAACCTGCAACCTCCATTTCTCTGTCTGCTGGTATCAGGTGGACACACAAGCCTAATTCACGTCCGGGGCTGTGGGGACTACGTCACCTTAGGTAAAACCCATGATGATGCAGCCGGAGAAGCCTTTGACAAAGTTGCCCGCATTCTAGATCTTGGTTATCCAGGGGGGCCTGCAATCGACCGGCTTGCACCCACAGGCAACCCGCAAGCATTCATACTGCCGATCGGACAGATTTCTCTCCCAGGGGGTGGTTATCACCCTTACGATTTCAGCTTTAGTGGCTTGAAAACAGCCATGGCCCGACTTGTAGAAAAATTGCGTCAAGAAACCGACACCTTACCGATCGCTGACCTAGCCGCCAGTTTTCAGGCCACGGTAGCCCATACCCTCACCCAACGGACAATTGCCTGCGCTCTAGAGCATCAGTTATCAACGATCGCCGTTGGCGGTGGTGTAGCTGCCAATCGAGGGCTTCGCCAGCGCTTGCAAGCCGTTGCGGCTGACCATGACCTCACGGTGCTGTTTCCACCCATGCAGTTCTGTACAGACAATGCCGCCATGATTGC